From Candidatus Neomarinimicrobiota bacterium, the proteins below share one genomic window:
- the ychF gene encoding redox-regulated ATPase YchF, whose protein sequence is MSLRCGIIGLPNVGKSTIFNALTQSSVPAENYPFCTIDPHVGVVPLPDSRLNRLSEIYRPKKVTPATVEFTDIAGLVRGASRGEGLGNQFLGQIRQVAAIIHVVRCFEDDNTVHVEGSLDPVRDAELIETELLIADIESLDKRIRVTEKAARSNEKSNKELVILNALLSHCNNGHRARTFPVDEDNVSLIHSLHLLTQKPILYVANVDENEIMHETRGPLCQSLFDFASKENNLSIRLCGALEQEIASLQEEEKHLFLNEYNLFEQGLNKLIHAGFRLLGLETFFTGGPEEVRSWTIKNNTTAPKAAAEIHTDFERGFIKAEVFPYAKLDQLGSEKAVKEAGQIQLQGKNYVVQDGDCIFFHFNV, encoded by the coding sequence ATGTCTTTGCGTTGCGGAATCATAGGACTGCCAAATGTTGGTAAATCAACTATTTTTAATGCATTAACCCAATCATCTGTCCCAGCAGAAAATTATCCATTTTGTACTATAGATCCGCATGTAGGAGTTGTACCTCTCCCGGATTCAAGACTAAATCGATTAAGCGAAATTTATCGACCAAAAAAGGTAACTCCCGCTACAGTAGAATTTACAGATATCGCTGGGTTGGTTCGGGGTGCCAGTAGAGGAGAGGGGCTTGGAAATCAATTTTTAGGTCAAATAAGACAAGTAGCAGCTATTATTCATGTAGTGAGGTGCTTTGAAGACGACAATACTGTTCATGTAGAAGGATCACTAGACCCGGTTCGAGACGCTGAACTCATCGAGACAGAATTGCTAATTGCTGATATAGAATCGCTTGATAAACGAATCCGAGTTACAGAAAAAGCTGCAAGAAGCAATGAAAAATCCAACAAAGAATTAGTTATTTTGAATGCACTTCTTTCTCATTGTAACAATGGTCATAGGGCTCGGACTTTCCCAGTTGACGAAGACAATGTTTCACTTATTCATTCACTTCATTTGTTAACCCAAAAACCTATTCTTTATGTGGCTAATGTTGATGAGAATGAAATAATGCATGAAACTCGAGGGCCTCTTTGTCAGTCGCTTTTTGATTTTGCGAGTAAAGAAAATAATCTTTCCATTAGACTTTGTGGGGCTCTAGAACAAGAAATTGCATCTTTACAAGAAGAGGAAAAACATCTATTTCTAAATGAATATAATTTATTCGAACAAGGGTTAAATAAACTTATTCACGCCGGTTTTAGATTGCTTGGATTAGAGACCTTTTTTACAGGTGGTCCAGAAGAGGTAAGATCTTGGACAATAAAAAACAACACCACAGCCCCAAAAGCTGCAGCAGAAATTCACACTGATTTTGAACGAGGATTTATAAAAGCCGAGGTGTTTCCCTATGCTAAATTAGACCAACTTGGATCGGAAAAAGCCGTAAAAGAGGCGGGGCAGATTCAGCTACAAGGTAAAAATTATGTAGTTCAAGATGGTGATTGTATTTTTTTTCATTTTAACGTTTAA
- the fabA gene encoding bifunctional 3-hydroxydecanoyl-ACP dehydratase/trans-2-decenoyl-ACP isomerase, whose translation MNIKSSYTKKDLFEIGSGAMFGSKNGKLPTPPMLMIDRITHISNDGGNYGKGKITAELDIDPKQWFFDCHFKNDPVMPGCLGLDGFWQLVGFFLTWAGGKGRGRALGVKEVKFKGQVRPYHDTITYQIDIKKFIQKPTFMAWGDAVLHVKDEAIYFAKDLQVGLFEKLVWDTGMDPGLDPF comes from the coding sequence ATGAACATAAAATCATCATACACCAAAAAAGATCTTTTTGAAATTGGCTCTGGAGCTATGTTTGGATCAAAAAATGGGAAACTCCCCACACCTCCAATGCTGATGATAGATCGAATTACTCACATTTCTAATGATGGTGGAAATTATGGTAAAGGCAAAATCACTGCAGAATTAGATATTGATCCAAAACAGTGGTTTTTTGATTGTCATTTTAAAAACGACCCTGTAATGCCGGGTTGCCTCGGTTTGGATGGCTTTTGGCAGTTGGTTGGTTTTTTCCTTACTTGGGCCGGCGGGAAAGGCAGGGGACGCGCTCTTGGCGTTAAAGAAGTAAAATTTAAAGGTCAGGTGAGACCATACCACGATACAATTACTTACCAAATTGATATTAAAAAATTCATACAAAAACCGACATTTATGGCTTGGGGGGATGCTGTGTTACACGTAAAAGACGAGGCAATATATTTTGCAAAAGATCTGCAAGTTGGGTTGTTCGAAAAATTAGTGTGGGATACCGGTATGGATCCGGGTCTTGACCCGTTTTAA
- a CDS encoding SDR family oxidoreductase produces MSDWVLILGCSTGHGGATAKRLAEDGYGIIGFHFDRGDVKKEAEAAREAIGKINGGRVHFWNTNAADSDTMDEYIPKIKEITGGKPLKLMLHSIAFGTTTNFFGEKPVTQKQMDMTVHIMGNSMLYWTQKLFDEKLLGQGSRVLGLTSEGNYVAMDGYGPVSVAKVAMEAIIRQIGWELGEHGITANAVQAGVTPTRALTKITQNWEAWVENTKKRNPMGRTTTPEDIAKTISMLLQPEANFINCSIIYCDGGEHRSGSF; encoded by the coding sequence ATGTCAGATTGGGTACTAATTCTTGGATGTTCTACCGGGCACGGTGGCGCTACTGCAAAGCGACTTGCAGAAGATGGCTATGGAATCATAGGATTTCATTTTGATCGTGGAGACGTAAAAAAAGAAGCAGAAGCAGCGCGCGAAGCTATTGGAAAAATTAATGGTGGTAGAGTTCATTTTTGGAATACCAACGCAGCAGATTCAGATACGATGGACGAATACATTCCGAAGATTAAGGAAATCACCGGAGGCAAGCCCCTGAAGTTGATGCTACACTCTATCGCGTTTGGAACCACTACCAATTTTTTCGGTGAAAAACCAGTCACTCAAAAGCAAATGGATATGACCGTTCATATTATGGGGAACTCGATGTTATACTGGACGCAAAAATTGTTTGATGAAAAACTACTTGGGCAAGGATCTCGAGTTTTGGGATTAACCAGCGAGGGGAATTATGTTGCGATGGATGGGTATGGTCCAGTAAGTGTTGCAAAAGTAGCGATGGAGGCAATTATTAGACAAATTGGCTGGGAGCTGGGCGAGCACGGGATTACTGCCAATGCAGTTCAGGCGGGCGTAACGCCAACTCGCGCTTTAACTAAAATTACTCAGAATTGGGAAGCTTGGGTTGAAAATACAAAAAAGCGGAACCCCATGGGTCGCACGACAACTCCTGAGGATATTGCTAAAACTATATCAATGCTTCTACAGCCGGAAGCCAACTTTATTAACTGCTCCATTATATATTGTGATGGTGGCGAACACCGCTCGGGTTCTTTTTAA